In Phreatobacter aquaticus, a single genomic region encodes these proteins:
- the kduD gene encoding 2-dehydro-3-deoxy-D-gluconate 5-dehydrogenase KduD — protein sequence MSANFSLAGRTALVTGANTGLGQAIAIALAEAGASIVAVGRSPMDETAAAITGLGRSCLSLKADLGDIAVLEPLVAEASAKAGAIDILVNNAGIIRRADALEFTEKDWDDVMDVNLKSVFFLSQAVAKRMVADERKGRIINIASLLSFQGGIRIPSYTASKSGLAGLTRLLACEWAAKGINVNAIAPGYFVTNNTAALRADPARSEAILARIPAGHWGDPKEIGGAAVFLASDAASYVHGTVLTVDGGWLAR from the coding sequence ATGAGCGCAAACTTCTCGCTGGCCGGCCGCACCGCGCTGGTCACTGGCGCCAATACCGGCCTTGGCCAGGCGATCGCCATCGCTCTGGCCGAGGCCGGCGCGTCCATCGTCGCCGTCGGCCGCTCGCCGATGGATGAGACGGCTGCCGCCATCACGGGGCTGGGGCGATCCTGTCTCAGCCTCAAGGCCGATCTTGGCGACATCGCCGTGCTCGAGCCGCTGGTCGCCGAGGCCAGTGCAAAGGCGGGGGCCATCGACATTCTCGTCAACAATGCCGGCATCATCCGCCGCGCCGATGCGCTCGAGTTCACCGAGAAGGACTGGGACGACGTCATGGACGTCAACCTGAAGTCGGTGTTCTTCCTGTCTCAGGCGGTCGCCAAGCGCATGGTTGCCGACGAACGCAAGGGACGCATCATCAACATCGCCTCGCTGCTGTCGTTCCAGGGCGGCATCCGCATCCCGTCCTACACGGCCTCGAAGAGCGGGCTTGCGGGCCTGACCAGGCTGCTCGCCTGCGAATGGGCGGCGAAGGGCATCAACGTCAACGCCATCGCGCCGGGCTATTTCGTCACCAACAACACCGCGGCCCTGCGCGCCGATCCGGCCCGCTCGGAAGCAATCCTCGCCCGCATCCCGGCGGGACATTGGGGCGACCCCAAGGAGATCGGCGGCGCAGCCGTGTTCCTCGCCTCCGATGCCGCAAGCTATGTCCATGGCACCGTGCTCACCGTCGATGGCGGCTGGCTCGCACGCTGA
- a CDS encoding TRAP transporter substrate-binding protein has product MLTRRTLVATAGALVATPALTGRAFAQTVTLRSTDIHPDGYPTIDAVKFMGQLIEQRTSGRVKINVFHSAQLGQEKDTIEQTRFGVIDMNRINMAPFNNLIASTNVPSLPFVFRSVAHMRKVMDGAIGDGILNDFAPHGLVGLAFYDSGSRSFYNSKRAINTPADMRGMKIRVQQSDMFVALVQALGANATPMPFGEVYTSLQTGVIDGAENNWPSYESTRHFEVSKFYSLTEHSLSPEVLVMSKRSFDKLAAGDRDIVKAAAKESVAKMRELWDAREKASEAKVRAGGAQINTVEKQPFIDAMKPVYDRFVTDAKMKELVARIQATT; this is encoded by the coding sequence ATGCTGACACGCCGCACCCTCGTGGCCACCGCCGGCGCACTCGTCGCCACCCCTGCCCTCACCGGCCGCGCCTTCGCGCAGACGGTTACGCTTCGCTCCACCGATATCCATCCCGACGGCTATCCCACCATCGATGCCGTCAAGTTCATGGGCCAGCTGATCGAGCAGCGGACCTCGGGCCGCGTCAAGATCAATGTCTTCCACTCTGCCCAGCTTGGCCAGGAGAAGGACACGATCGAGCAGACACGCTTCGGCGTCATCGACATGAACCGCATCAACATGGCGCCGTTCAACAACCTGATCGCCTCGACGAATGTGCCCTCGCTGCCCTTCGTGTTCCGTTCGGTGGCCCATATGCGCAAGGTGATGGATGGCGCCATCGGCGACGGCATCCTGAACGACTTCGCGCCCCACGGCCTCGTCGGCCTTGCCTTCTACGATTCCGGCTCGCGCTCGTTCTACAATTCCAAGCGCGCGATCAACACGCCGGCCGACATGCGCGGCATGAAGATCCGCGTCCAGCAGTCCGACATGTTCGTGGCCCTCGTCCAGGCGCTCGGCGCCAATGCCACCCCCATGCCGTTCGGCGAGGTCTATACCAGCCTCCAGACCGGCGTCATCGACGGCGCCGAGAACAACTGGCCGAGCTATGAATCGACACGGCATTTCGAGGTGTCGAAGTTCTATTCCCTCACCGAGCATTCGCTGAGCCCGGAAGTCCTCGTCATGTCGAAGCGCTCTTTCGACAAGCTGGCCGCCGGCGATCGCGACATCGTCAAGGCTGCCGCCAAGGAATCGGTCGCCAAGATGCGCGAGCTCTGGGACGCCCGCGAGAAGGCATCCGAAGCCAAGGTCCGCGCCGGTGGCGCCCAGATCAACACTGTCGAGAAGCAGCCCTTCATCGATGCGATGAAGCCGGTCTACGACCGTTTCGTCACCGATGCGAAGATGAAGGAACTCGTCGCCCGCATCCAGGCGACGACCTGA
- a CDS encoding sugar kinase — protein MQALFIGQTYIDVTILADRIPTGDDKEVARDYAVSFGGNAVTAAFCCARLGIEPDLLTSLAQDWLGRMFSDMAARYHVTIHPRPVKRSSLSFVMPNNGKRAILRARDDAYLHPFPTLNLAGCRALHLDGHQADAAIAYARQCREAGILTSLDGGGLRSNTHDLLGFIDVAVVSERLCEQMELSASAMLQYLKGRGCKISGVTLGEKGMLWLDETGTERTMPALAVPTARVVDTNGAGDIFHGAYLHSYLTNPQAPWEQHFLNARGASAHAIQHLGNEAKLPTVADIAAARAEFGG, from the coding sequence ATGCAGGCATTGTTCATCGGTCAGACCTATATCGACGTGACCATCCTCGCCGATCGCATCCCGACCGGCGATGACAAGGAGGTGGCGCGCGACTATGCGGTTTCGTTCGGCGGCAACGCGGTGACCGCCGCCTTCTGCTGCGCCAGGCTCGGCATCGAGCCGGATCTCCTGACATCGCTGGCGCAGGACTGGCTCGGCCGCATGTTCTCCGACATGGCGGCGCGCTACCACGTTACTATCCATCCCCGGCCGGTGAAGCGCTCGTCGCTGTCCTTCGTCATGCCGAACAATGGCAAGCGCGCGATCCTGCGCGCCCGCGACGACGCCTATCTGCACCCCTTCCCCACCCTCAACCTCGCGGGATGCCGCGCCCTGCATCTCGACGGCCACCAGGCCGATGCGGCCATCGCCTATGCCAGGCAATGCCGCGAAGCCGGCATCCTCACCTCGCTCGACGGTGGCGGCCTGCGCTCCAACACCCACGACCTCCTCGGCTTCATCGACGTCGCGGTCGTCTCGGAGCGGCTCTGCGAACAGATGGAGCTCTCGGCCTCCGCCATGCTCCAGTACCTGAAGGGGCGCGGCTGCAAGATCTCGGGCGTCACGCTCGGCGAGAAGGGCATGCTCTGGCTCGACGAGACCGGCACCGAGCGCACCATGCCCGCGCTGGCCGTGCCGACTGCCCGGGTCGTCGACACCAACGGCGCCGGCGACATCTTCCACGGCGCCTATCTCCATTCCTACCTGACCAATCCGCAAGCGCCCTGGGAGCAGCATTTCCTCAATGCCCGCGGCGCCTCAGCCCATGCGATCCAGCATCTCGGCAACGAGGCGAAACTGCCGACGGTTGCCGATATCGCGGCCGCCCGCGCCGAATTCGGCGGCTAG
- the kduI gene encoding 5-dehydro-4-deoxy-D-glucuronate isomerase: MTIDIRQAIHPADMVGYDTEVLRENFLIEEVFVPGEIALTYWHTDRLVIGGATPTSAPLKLETDKAIGQKTFLARRELGICNVGGPGKVTCDGKTFQVNLRDMLYVGMGTVDVTFASDDAANPAKFYLLSTPAHATHPTVLVREADANALELGTQEQANTRTLRQYIIPGRVDSCQLVMGLTTLKPGNIWNTMPAHVHDRRCEAYLYFGLPDDARVFHMMGEPQETRHLVVANEQAILSPGWSIHSGVGTKAYSFIWAMGGDNQDFTDMDMVAMGDLR; this comes from the coding sequence ATGACCATCGACATCCGCCAGGCCATCCATCCCGCCGATATGGTCGGCTACGACACCGAGGTGCTGCGCGAGAACTTCCTGATCGAGGAGGTCTTCGTGCCCGGCGAGATCGCCCTGACCTATTGGCACACCGACCGCCTCGTCATCGGCGGCGCGACCCCGACCTCGGCACCGCTCAAGCTCGAGACCGACAAGGCCATCGGCCAGAAGACGTTTCTGGCCCGGCGCGAACTCGGCATCTGCAATGTCGGCGGCCCGGGCAAGGTCACCTGCGACGGCAAGACCTTCCAGGTGAACCTGCGCGACATGCTCTATGTCGGCATGGGCACCGTGGACGTGACCTTCGCCAGCGACGACGCCGCCAACCCTGCGAAGTTCTATCTGCTCTCGACGCCCGCCCACGCCACGCACCCGACCGTTCTGGTCCGCGAGGCCGACGCTAATGCACTGGAGCTCGGCACCCAGGAACAGGCCAATACCCGCACGCTCCGCCAGTACATCATCCCGGGGCGGGTGGATTCCTGCCAGCTGGTCATGGGCCTCACCACGCTGAAGCCCGGCAATATCTGGAACACCATGCCGGCCCATGTTCACGACCGGCGCTGCGAGGCCTATCTCTATTTCGGCCTGCCGGACGATGCCCGCGTGTTCCACATGATGGGCGAGCCGCAGGAGACCCGCCATCTCGTCGTCGCCAACGAACAGGCGATCCTGTCGCCGGGCTGGTCGATCCATTCCGGCGTCGGCACCAAGGCCTATTCCTTCATCTGGGCCATGGGCGGCGACAACCAGGACTTCACCGACATGGACATGGTCGCCATGGGCGACCTGCGCTGA
- a CDS encoding TRAP transporter small permease: MAPILAFVSAISSRLSLLALLISGCGLVAMTVLVAWSIFGRYILNDTPTWTEPAVLLLMSWFILLGSAVGVRERSHIGFEIGLAASPPPLRFLLKLITEVLVFCFGLAMAGYGAQLAIGTWGALTPMIGISQGWDYVPISAGGGLIALFSIERLLLLCLKGDDLPADAHPAVSEV, encoded by the coding sequence ATGGCCCCCATTCTCGCCTTCGTCAGCGCGATATCCTCGCGGCTGAGCCTCCTTGCCTTGCTGATTTCAGGTTGCGGACTGGTCGCCATGACCGTGCTGGTCGCCTGGAGCATTTTCGGGCGCTACATCCTCAACGACACACCGACGTGGACCGAGCCGGCCGTCCTCCTGCTGATGAGCTGGTTCATCCTGCTGGGTTCGGCGGTCGGTGTGCGCGAGCGTAGCCATATCGGCTTCGAGATCGGCTTGGCGGCCTCGCCGCCGCCGCTGCGCTTCCTCCTGAAACTGATCACCGAGGTGCTGGTCTTCTGCTTCGGCCTGGCCATGGCCGGCTATGGCGCCCAGCTTGCCATTGGCACCTGGGGGGCGCTCACCCCGATGATCGGCATCAGCCAGGGCTGGGACTATGTGCCGATCTCGGCTGGCGGCGGATTGATCGCCCTTTTCTCGATCGAACGGCTGCTGCTCCTCTGCCTAAAGGGCGACGACCTGCCGGCCGACGCCCACCCGGCCGTGAGCGAGGTCTGA
- a CDS encoding cupin domain-containing protein — MPKGSPIYLHDADVAWTDLGGGVKRKILCYDESVMLVRVVFETGGVGAAHQHPHIQCTLVASGKFEMTIGGDKRVLSAGDSFIVPTNVVHSALCLEAGELVDTFAPMRADFV, encoded by the coding sequence ATGCCCAAGGGCAGCCCCATCTATCTCCACGATGCCGACGTCGCCTGGACCGATCTCGGCGGCGGCGTGAAGCGCAAGATCCTCTGCTACGACGAGAGCGTCATGCTGGTGCGCGTGGTCTTCGAGACCGGCGGCGTTGGCGCGGCGCATCAGCATCCGCACATCCAGTGCACGCTGGTGGCGTCCGGCAAGTTCGAGATGACCATCGGCGGCGACAAGCGGGTTCTCTCGGCCGGCGACAGCTTCATCGTGCCGACCAATGTGGTCCACTCCGCGCTCTGCCTGGAGGCCGGCGAGCTGGTCGACACCTTCGCTCCGATGCGCGCCGATTTCGTCTAG
- a CDS encoding TRAP transporter large permease gives MELAILFGVFALLLLIGTPIAFCLGIASLATVLYMDVPPVVVFQQMNSGMNAFAMMAIPFFIYSGDLMIRGGIAERLISFAASLVGHLRGGLGQVNVVTATLFGGISGSAVADASAVGGIMIPQMVKRGYDADYAVNVTANAAIIALLIPPSHNMIIYSLAAGGNLSIADLFTAGIVPGLMLAGALMIAAYVVARRRGYPAEPFPGLLMVARTLVVAIPGILLIAIIFGGVRSGVFTATESSCVAVVYALLVTVLIYRQLAWQDFVEATLGAVRTTAMVLLVIGTAGAFGWLMAFLQVPAQTVAFMKTITDDPIMMLLLINVILLVLGTFMDMAPMIIICTPILLPVVKAFGIDPIHFGVILILNAGIGLNTPPVGSVQFVACAIGKVSIGDSMKTIWPFYGASIAVLLLVTYVPAFSLWLPKLFH, from the coding sequence ATGGAACTTGCAATCCTGTTCGGCGTCTTCGCCCTGCTGCTCCTGATCGGCACGCCGATCGCCTTCTGCCTCGGCATCGCCTCGCTCGCCACCGTCCTCTACATGGACGTGCCGCCGGTCGTGGTGTTCCAGCAGATGAATTCCGGCATGAACGCCTTCGCCATGATGGCGATCCCGTTCTTCATCTATTCCGGCGACCTGATGATCCGCGGCGGCATTGCCGAGCGGCTGATTTCCTTTGCGGCCTCGCTCGTCGGCCACCTGCGCGGCGGCCTCGGGCAGGTGAATGTGGTGACGGCCACGCTGTTCGGCGGCATTTCCGGCTCGGCGGTCGCCGACGCCTCGGCCGTCGGCGGCATCATGATCCCGCAGATGGTCAAGCGCGGTTATGACGCCGACTATGCGGTCAACGTCACGGCCAATGCGGCGATCATCGCGCTCCTGATCCCGCCGTCCCACAACATGATCATCTATTCGCTGGCGGCCGGCGGCAACCTCTCCATCGCCGACCTGTTCACCGCCGGCATCGTGCCGGGGCTGATGCTGGCCGGCGCCCTGATGATCGCCGCCTATGTCGTGGCGCGCCGCCGCGGCTATCCGGCCGAGCCCTTCCCCGGCCTGCTGATGGTCGCGCGCACGCTGGTGGTCGCCATTCCCGGCATCCTCCTGATCGCGATCATCTTCGGCGGTGTCCGCTCGGGCGTGTTCACGGCAACCGAGAGCTCCTGCGTCGCAGTCGTCTATGCCCTGCTCGTCACCGTCCTGATCTACCGCCAGCTCGCCTGGCAGGATTTCGTCGAGGCCACCCTCGGCGCGGTGCGCACCACCGCCATGGTGCTGCTGGTGATCGGCACGGCGGGCGCCTTCGGCTGGCTGATGGCCTTCCTCCAGGTGCCGGCGCAGACAGTCGCCTTCATGAAGACGATCACCGACGATCCCATCATGATGCTGCTCCTGATCAACGTCATCCTGCTGGTGCTCGGCACCTTCATGGACATGGCGCCGATGATCATCATCTGCACGCCGATCCTCCTGCCCGTGGTCAAGGCCTTCGGCATCGACCCGATCCATTTCGGCGTGATCCTGATCCTCAATGCCGGCATCGGCCTCAACACGCCGCCGGTCGGGTCGGTGCAGTTCGTTGCCTGCGCCATCGGCAAGGTCTCCATCGGCGACAGCATGAAGACGATCTGGCCGTTCTACGGCGCCTCGATCGCCGTCCTCCTGCTCGTCACCTACGTGCCGGCCTTCTCGCTCTGGCTGCCCAAACTCTTCCACTGA
- a CDS encoding efflux RND transporter permease subunit has product MTKGNWSHWAVTHRSLVLFAILVVIASGVISYLRLGQAEDPSFTIKVVTITVAWPGATAREMQDQVSERIEKKLQELPYFDKAQTYTKPGFTAIQVTFRDQTPPREVPQLFYQVRKKLDDLKADLPSGLIGPAVNDEFGDVDAVLYTLTGEGATYADIKRIAERLKSRLLRVPNVTKVNLYGAQDERIFVEFSHAKLATLGVTVTTIFDSLQKQNAVVPAGTIDTGAARVPLRVTGALDGVAAVAAIPVDVNGRIFRLGDIATITRGFVDPPTYLIRQEGQQALLVGVVMQKGANITTLGDDLDKAREEFRAELPVGIELGQIADQPHVVREAVSEFKTSFVEALAIVLLVSFLSLGLRTGIIVALSVPLVLAVVFTVMYAAGIDLHRISLGALIIALGLLVDDAIIAVEMMVVKMEQGWDRVSAAAFAWTSTAFPMLTGTLVTAIGFLPVGLANSSTGEYAGSIFWVVGLALVVSWFVAVLFTPYLGSVLLPDFHALAERKYQRAVKRAEKRGKPIPPKPDHSDPHALYATPTYRMLRRVVRWSVDHKFVVVLATIGIFAASVVGFGRVQQQFFPISGRLELFLEMRMPQGSSITASLETAKRAETLLKGDGDIRTYTTYVGQGSPRFWLGLNPQLPDESFSQIVIMTKSLEARERVKARLEKVIAEGALSEARVRVDRFNFGPPVGFPVQFRVTGTEPQAVREMAVKVREIMRANPSTRDAHLDWNEQSPSVRLVVDQDRARALGLNVQDVAQTLQTLLTGVTVTTVRDRTEKVDIVARAVPAERVDLGRIGDLTIIARGGVPVPLAQVARIEFDQEDPILWRRNRELNITVRADVVDGVQPAVVSGQVEAALKELKASLAPGMRIDVGGAVEESAKANASLAALFPVMALAMLTVLMIQLQSFSRLLLVFSTAPLGLVGASLALNLTNAPFGFVALLGLIALAGMIMRNTVILVQQIDENEAEGLSLYDAIIEATVHRSRPVVLTALAAILAMLPLARSLFWGPMAITIAGGLFAATLLTILFLPALYAVWFRVRPAAKAAPAASVPAALPMPAE; this is encoded by the coding sequence CTGACCAAGGGCAACTGGTCCCACTGGGCGGTGACCCACCGCTCGCTGGTCTTGTTCGCCATTCTCGTGGTGATCGCGAGCGGCGTCATTTCCTACCTGCGGCTCGGGCAGGCGGAGGATCCGTCCTTCACCATCAAGGTGGTGACGATCACGGTCGCCTGGCCGGGGGCGACGGCCCGCGAGATGCAGGATCAGGTGTCCGAACGCATCGAGAAGAAGCTGCAGGAACTGCCCTATTTCGACAAGGCACAGACCTATACCAAGCCCGGCTTCACCGCGATCCAGGTGACGTTCCGCGACCAGACGCCGCCGCGCGAGGTGCCGCAGCTGTTCTATCAGGTGCGCAAGAAGCTGGACGATCTGAAAGCCGACCTGCCGAGCGGCCTCATCGGCCCGGCGGTCAATGACGAGTTCGGCGATGTCGATGCGGTGCTCTACACGCTGACCGGCGAAGGCGCGACCTATGCCGACATCAAGCGCATCGCGGAACGGTTGAAGAGCCGGTTGCTCCGCGTGCCGAATGTCACCAAGGTCAATCTCTACGGCGCGCAGGACGAGCGCATCTTCGTCGAGTTCAGCCATGCCAAGCTCGCAACGCTCGGGGTGACCGTCACGACGATCTTCGACAGCCTGCAGAAGCAGAACGCTGTCGTGCCGGCCGGTACCATCGATACGGGGGCGGCCCGCGTGCCGCTCAGGGTCACCGGTGCGCTGGACGGCGTGGCGGCGGTCGCCGCCATTCCCGTCGACGTCAATGGCCGCATCTTCCGGCTCGGCGACATCGCCACCATCACCCGCGGCTTCGTCGATCCGCCGACCTATCTGATCCGCCAGGAAGGCCAGCAGGCCCTGCTGGTCGGCGTGGTCATGCAGAAGGGCGCGAACATCACGACGCTCGGCGACGACCTGGACAAGGCTCGCGAGGAGTTCCGTGCCGAATTGCCGGTCGGTATCGAGCTCGGGCAGATCGCCGATCAGCCGCACGTGGTTCGCGAGGCGGTTTCCGAATTCAAGACCTCGTTCGTCGAGGCGCTGGCCATCGTGCTGCTCGTCTCGTTCCTGTCGCTTGGCCTGCGCACCGGCATCATCGTGGCTTTGTCGGTGCCGCTGGTTCTCGCGGTGGTGTTCACGGTCATGTACGCGGCGGGCATCGACCTGCACCGCATCTCGCTCGGCGCCCTGATCATCGCGCTCGGCCTGCTGGTCGATGACGCGATCATCGCGGTCGAGATGATGGTGGTGAAAATGGAGCAGGGCTGGGATCGCGTCTCGGCGGCCGCCTTTGCGTGGACCTCGACGGCCTTCCCGATGCTCACCGGCACGCTGGTCACCGCCATCGGCTTCCTCCCCGTCGGTCTCGCCAATTCCTCCACCGGCGAATATGCCGGCTCGATCTTCTGGGTGGTGGGTCTGGCCCTGGTCGTCTCGTGGTTCGTGGCCGTGCTGTTCACGCCCTATCTCGGCTCGGTCCTGCTGCCCGACTTCCACGCGCTGGCCGAGCGCAAGTACCAGCGCGCGGTGAAGCGCGCCGAGAAGCGCGGCAAGCCGATCCCGCCCAAGCCCGATCATTCCGACCCGCACGCGCTCTACGCCACGCCGACCTATCGGATGCTGCGCCGCGTGGTCCGCTGGTCGGTCGACCACAAGTTCGTGGTGGTGCTCGCGACGATCGGCATTTTCGCCGCCTCCGTCGTCGGCTTCGGCCGCGTGCAGCAGCAGTTCTTCCCGATCTCGGGCCGCCTCGAACTGTTTCTCGAAATGCGCATGCCGCAGGGCTCGTCGATCACCGCCTCGCTGGAGACCGCCAAGCGCGCCGAGACGCTGCTCAAGGGCGATGGCGACATCCGCACCTACACGACCTATGTCGGGCAGGGTTCGCCGCGCTTCTGGCTGGGCCTCAACCCACAGCTTCCGGACGAGTCCTTCTCCCAGATCGTCATCATGACGAAGAGCCTGGAAGCCCGCGAGCGGGTGAAGGCCCGGCTTGAGAAGGTGATCGCCGAGGGCGCGCTGTCGGAAGCGCGGGTGCGCGTCGACCGGTTCAATTTCGGTCCGCCGGTCGGCTTCCCCGTGCAGTTCCGCGTCACCGGCACCGAACCCCAGGCGGTGCGCGAGATGGCGGTGAAGGTGCGCGAGATCATGCGCGCCAACCCCTCGACGCGTGATGCCCATCTCGACTGGAACGAGCAATCGCCCTCGGTGCGCCTCGTCGTCGATCAGGACCGCGCCCGTGCGCTTGGCCTCAACGTTCAGGACGTCGCCCAAACGCTGCAGACGCTGCTGACCGGCGTGACGGTGACCACCGTGCGCGACCGCACCGAGAAGGTCGATATCGTGGCCCGCGCGGTTCCTGCCGAGCGCGTCGATCTCGGCCGCATCGGCGATCTCACCATCATTGCCCGCGGTGGCGTGCCGGTGCCTTTGGCGCAGGTGGCGCGGATCGAGTTCGATCAGGAGGATCCGATCCTCTGGCGGCGCAATCGCGAGCTGAACATCACGGTGCGCGCCGACGTGGTCGATGGCGTCCAGCCGGCGGTCGTGTCGGGCCAGGTGGAAGCCGCGCTGAAGGAACTGAAGGCCTCGCTCGCACCCGGCATGCGCATCGATGTCGGCGGCGCGGTCGAGGAATCGGCCAAGGCCAACGCCTCGCTCGCGGCGCTGTTCCCGGTCATGGCGCTCGCCATGCTGACGGTGCTGATGATCCAGCTGCAGTCCTTCTCGCGGCTGCTGCTGGTCTTCTCCACCGCGCCACTCGGGCTGGTGGGTGCGTCGCTTGCGCTCAACCTCACCAATGCCCCGTTCGGCTTCGTGGCGCTGCTCGGCCTCATCGCGCTGGCCGGCATGATCATGCGCAACACGGTGATCCTCGTGCAGCAGATCGACGAGAACGAGGCAGAGGGACTGTCGCTCTACGACGCGATCATCGAGGCGACGGTCCATCGTTCGCGTCCGGTGGTGCTGACCGCGCTTGCCGCGATCCTCGCCATGCTGCCGCTGGCGCGCTCGCTGTTCTGGGGCCCGATGGCGATCACCATCGCGGGTGGCCTGTTCGCAGCGACCCTGCTCACCATCCTGTTCCTGCCGGCGCTCTATGCGGTCTGGTTCCGGGTGAGGCCGGCGGCCAAGGCGGCGCCTGCGGCGAGCGTTCCCGCCGCGCTGCCCATGCCCGCCGAGTGA
- a CDS encoding calcium:proton antiporter, translating into MPQSRTPNAVTAPIVAVIVAVVSTLFGKSIGAMPGGMIIWPAIEFFVLGTAVFAAIHHADVIAHRTGEPYGTLVLTVAVTVIEVALIVSIMVAGDGSPTLARDTVFAVLMVVCNGLVGLCIIVGGIKYGEQGFRLPGANAYLVVLMPLATLTLILPNSTTSVPGPYYNVTQLAFVTLATLVLYGVFLYVQTVRHRDYFLSDPGKAVDHDGSPPSNRDLTISVVLLIAALVGVVLLAKHVAETVKIGVTMVGAPIGAIGLLVAILVLMPESLAAMRAARNNQLQKSLNLALGSSLATIGMTIPAVAVVSVVLATPLGLGLDNRDLVLLILTFGVSLVTFGGGRTNILPGFVHLVLFATYVFLIFSP; encoded by the coding sequence ATGCCCCAGAGCCGAACGCCGAACGCCGTGACCGCCCCCATTGTCGCGGTCATCGTCGCGGTCGTCTCAACCCTGTTCGGCAAGTCCATCGGGGCGATGCCGGGCGGCATGATCATCTGGCCGGCCATCGAGTTCTTCGTGCTGGGCACTGCGGTCTTTGCCGCCATCCACCATGCCGACGTGATCGCCCATCGCACCGGCGAGCCCTACGGCACGCTGGTTCTGACCGTGGCGGTCACGGTGATCGAGGTGGCGCTGATCGTCTCCATCATGGTGGCCGGCGACGGCAGTCCGACGCTTGCCCGCGACACGGTCTTCGCCGTGCTCATGGTGGTGTGCAACGGCCTGGTCGGCCTCTGCATCATCGTCGGCGGCATCAAATATGGCGAGCAGGGTTTCCGTCTGCCGGGCGCCAATGCCTATCTCGTCGTGCTGATGCCGCTTGCGACATTGACTCTGATCCTGCCGAATTCGACCACCAGCGTCCCCGGCCCCTATTACAACGTCACGCAGCTCGCCTTCGTCACGCTGGCGACCCTCGTGCTTTATGGCGTGTTCCTCTATGTCCAGACGGTTCGCCACCGCGACTATTTCCTGTCCGATCCCGGCAAGGCCGTCGACCATGACGGCTCGCCGCCGAGCAATCGCGACCTGACGATCAGCGTCGTCCTGCTGATCGCCGCCCTTGTCGGCGTGGTGCTGCTCGCCAAGCATGTCGCCGAGACGGTGAAGATCGGCGTCACCATGGTTGGCGCGCCGATTGGCGCCATCGGTCTGCTGGTCGCCATTCTCGTGCTGATGCCGGAAAGCCTCGCGGCCATGCGGGCGGCGCGCAACAACCAGCTGCAGAAGAGCCTCAACCTCGCGCTGGGCTCCTCGCTCGCGACCATCGGCATGACCATTCCGGCGGTTGCCGTCGTCTCGGTGGTGCTGGCGACGCCGCTCGGCCTCGGCCTCGACAACCGCGACCTCGTCCTGCTGATCCTCACCTTCGGCGTCAGCCTTGTCACATTCGGCGGCGGAAGGACCAACATCCTTCCGGGCTTCGTGCACCTGGTCCTGTTCGCGACCTATGTCTTCCTGATCTTCTCGCCGTGA